A genome region from Brassica oleracea var. oleracea cultivar TO1000 chromosome C2, BOL, whole genome shotgun sequence includes the following:
- the LOC106324540 gene encoding uncharacterized protein LOC106324540 produces the protein MEDNGSGSETGSETPLPPSSSSSTEKNVTNYKKKNTKPCKICGSNEDDDDVIKCHEPSWWLCEVCRTLPGVVEVKPEDSNETANSVLPNDSVSSSSSRVDAQNSASSSTASINTSPEKKRADSNAPSDSESSK, from the exons ATGGAGGACAACGGAAGTGGGTCCGAGACTGGATCAGAAACACCGCTACCTCCTTCTTCCTCTTCTTCTACCGAGAAAAACGTTACCAACTATAAG AAGAAGAATACGAAGCCTTGTAAGATATGCGGAAGTAACGAGGATGACGATGATGTAATCAAGTGTCATGAGCCCTCCTGGTGGCTATGTGAAGTGTGTCGTACCTTACCTGGCGTAGTCGAAGTTAAGCCTGAAGATTCTAATGAGACTGCTAACTCAGTACTTCCTAATGATTCTGTTTCATCAAGCAGTAGTCGTGTGGATGCTCAGAACAGTG CTTCTTCTTCTACAGCGTCCATCAACACATCTCCTGAGAAGAAACGAGCAGACTCCAACGCTCCCTCTGATTCAGAATCTTCAAAGTAA
- the LOC106319549 gene encoding protein LEO1 homolog, whose amino-acid sequence MVAGEVKRLEMMQNLFGDNSEEEEEEEIDSEHESNPHPNNYPSDEAEGGVERGEEEGEEAVVEVNLEAESEGEQGDVEPGHGESEGEREQSSQEGAVAEPAKESEEEEEGDVEDVNIRNVFGSSDDEDAEEYVRNDIEPDEPRSPVEDEEGSEKDQRPDDMMLDDDMVPEEDPRYESEDERVEARHRDRDRPVGPPMEVGVPFRPPPGDPEKMNMIKVSNIMGIDPKPFDAKTFVEEDTFESEEPGGKMRIRLANNIVRHRLVKGRDGKTYSESNARFVRWSDGSLQLLIGNEVLDITEQDARQDQNHLLVKHEKGILQSQGKIMKKMRFIPSSLTSNSHRLLTALVDSRQKKDFKVKNCVTDIDPEREKEKRERMENQNLKASTKLSQAREKVKRKYPLPVARRQLSTGYLEDALEEDEETDHYGSHRSNRGYEEDLDAEAQRERRIMNAKKSQKGFPGRSSMSSARPTRRQEYSESEREESEYETEEEEEEEEERPRSRKRVKEPEDEYEEEEVEEEDEEEEEAEGVRGDKDRGGSGRKRKGIESDEEEESPPRKAPTHRRMAMVYDSDED is encoded by the exons ATGGTGGCAGGAGAAGTAAAGAGGTTAGAGATGATGCAGAATCTCTTCGGAGATAACTCCGAGGAGGAAGAAGAAGAAGAGATCGACTCCGAACATGAGTCCAATCCTCACCCCAACAACTATCCTTCC GATGAGGCTGAGGGAGGTGTGGAGCGTGGAGAAGAAGAAGGTGAAGAAGCTGTGGTTGAAGTGAATTTGGAGGCTGAATCTGAAGGGGAACAGGGCGATGTAGAACCTGGTCATGGAGAAAGCGAGGGTGAGAGAGAGCAAAGTTCACAGGAAGGTGCTGTTGCTGAACCAGCGAAGGAAAGCGAAGAAGAAGAAGAAGGAGACGTTGAAGACGTAAATATCCGGAATGTGTTTGGATCTTCTGATGATGAAGACGCAGAAGAATATGTTCGTAATGACATTGAGCCAGATGAGCCT AGATCGCCAGTTGAAGATGAAGAGGGCTCAGAGAAGGATCAGAGACCAGACGATATGATGCTTGATGATGATATGGTCCCTGAAGAGGATCCTCGCTACGAGTCAGAAGATGAACGTGTTGAAGCTAGGCACAGGGACAGGGACAGGCCAGTTGGACCTCCTATGGAAGTGGGAGTTCCTTTCCGCCCTCCTCCTGGTGATCCTGAAAAG ATGAATATGATAAAAGTTTCTAATATAATGGGAATTGATCCAAAGCCATTTGATGCCAAGACATTTGTTGAAGAAGACACGTTTGAGAGTGAAGAACCTGGAGGAAAGATGCGTATTCGTCTGGCTAATAACATTGTGCGCCATAGGCTTGTTAAGGGTCGAGATGGTAAAACATAT AGTGAGAGTAATGCTCGGTTTGTAAGGTGGTCAGATGGAAGTTTACAGCTATTGATAGGAAACGAAGTTCTTGATATAACCGAACAAGATGCACGACAAGACCAGAATCACCTCTTAGTCAAACATGAAAAG GGAATCCTTCAATCACAAGGAAAAATTATGAAGAAAATGAGATTTATTCCATCATCTCTAACGTCGAATTCACACAGGCTTTTGACTGCGCTCGTTGACTCGAGGCAGAAGAAGGACTTCAAAGTTAAGAACTGTGTTACTGACATTGACCCTGAGAGGGAGAAGGAGAAGAGAGAAAGG ATGGAGAACCAAAACCTCAAGGCTAGTACAAAGCTGAGTCAAGCAAGGGAGAAAGTTAAGCGCAAGTATCCACTTCCTGTTGCTAGGAGACAACTTTCCACTGGATACTTGGAAGATGCTCTCGAAGAG GATGAAGAGACAGACCACTATGGTTCACACCGCTCAAACCGTGGCTATGAGGAGGATCTTGATGCCGAAGCGCAACGAGAACGAAGGATTATGAACGCCAAGAAG AGCCAGAAAGGCTTTCCAGGGAGGTCCTCAATGTCTTCAGCGAGACCAACAAGGCGTCAAGAGTATTCAGAGAGTGAGAGAGAGGAATCAGAGTACGAGACTGAGGAAGAGGAAGAAGAGGAAGAGGAAAGGCCACGTTCACGTAAAAGAGTCAAGGAACCAGAAGATGAGTATGAGGAAGAGGAAGTAGAAGAAGAAGACGAAGAGGAAGAAGAAGCTGAG GGAGTGAGGGGAGATAAGGACCGTGGTGGTAGTGGCCGGAAAAGGAAAGGGATTGAGTCAGATGAGGAGGAGGAGTCTCCTCCGAGAAAAGCTCCGACTCATCGTCGTATGGCCATGGTTTACGACAGTGATGAAGACTAA
- the LOC106327014 gene encoding activating signal cointegrator 1 complex subunit 3 translates to MLVQLPRLTSSLRDPFDIDQAYLRRKTILQTLNKPRSSGSRLDESDLARRIVHQWEGASPEVRQAYKQFIGAVVELIDREVPSEEFREVAFTAYRLFGKPVEEEDGGFSDKSLAEKKLELQNVVGHAVSDANVKNVASFALALYSIQPAHQSEVYADEVDDGVEFGADLVFNLPSRFLVEESLGERGFQDEESNGAHASFSEGWSDVSDMTKNQNAGKFDLSWLRDACGQMVRESNSQLSRDELAMAICRFLDSDKPGEEIAGDLLDLVGDGAFETVQDLIMHRKEIVDAIHHGQMVLKSDKTASNTQTRMPTYGTQVTVQTESAKQIEKLRRKEEKKNKRSAELGLESEISEANFSYLLEASEKNSGFDDLIGSGEANSLAFALPQGTVRKHLKGYEEVFIPPTPTAQLKPGEKLIEIKELDDFAQAAFHGYKTLNRIQSRIFQTVYNTNENILVCAPTGAGKTNIAMISVLHEIKQHFRDGYLHKNEFKIVYVAPMKALAAEVTSAFSRRLGPLNMVVKELTGDMQLTKSELEETQMIVTTPEKWDVITRKSSDMSLSMLVKLLIIDEVHLLNDDRGAVIEALVARTLRQVESTQTMIRIVGLSATLPSYLQVAQFLRVNPDTGLFYFDSSYRPVPLAQQYIGITEHNFAAKNALLNEICYKKVADSIRQGHQAMIFVHSRKDTSKTAEKLIDLARENETLDLFTNETHPQFHIRKKDVIKSRNKDLVKFFEAGFGIHHAGMLRSDRTLTERLFSDGLLKVLVCTATLAWGVNLPAHTVVIKGTQLYDAKAGGWKDLGMLDVMQIFGRAGRPQFDKSGEGIIITSHDKLAYYLRLLTSQLPIESQFISSLKDNLNAEVVLGTVTNVKEACAWLGYTYLSIRMKLNPLAYGIGWDEIIADPSLTLKQRALVAEAARSLDKAKMMRFDEKSGNFYCTELGRVASHFYIQYSSVETYNEMLKRHMNESEIIDMVAHSSEFENIVVREEEQHELETLARSCCPLEVKGGPSNKHGKISILIQLYISRGSIDAFSLVSDASYISASLARIMRALFETCLRKGWCEMTLFMLEYCKAVDRQLWPHQHALRQFDRDIPFDTLRKLEERGADLDRLYEMEEKDIGALIRYNPGGRLVKQHLAYFPSIQLEATVSPITRTVLKVDLLITPDFIWKDRFHGAALRWWILIEDTENDYIYHSDLFTLTKRMARGEPQKLSFTVPIFEPHPPQYYVHAISDSWLHAESFYTISFHNLALPEARTSHTELLDLKPLPVTSLGNRLYESLYKFSHFNPIQTQIFHVLYHTDNNVLVGAPTGSGKTISAELAMLRLFSTQPDMKVVYIAPLKAIVRERMKDWKKHLVAPLGKEMVEMTGDYTPDLVALLSADIIISTPEKWDGISRNWHTRSYVKKVGLVILDEIHLLGADRGPILEVIVSRMRYISSQTERSVRFVGLSTALANAGDLADWLGVGEIGLFNFKPSVRPVPIEVHIQGYPGKYYCPRMNSMNKPAYAAICTHSPTKPVLIFVSSRRQTRLTALDLIQFAASDEHPRQFLSVSEEDLQMVLSQITDQNLRHTLQFGIGLHHAGLNDQDRSVVEELFVNNKIQVLVSTSTLAWGVNLPAHLVIIKGTEYFDGKTKRYVDFPLTEILQMMGRAGRPQFDQHGKAVILVHEPKKSFYKKFLYEPFPVESSLKEKLHDHFNAEIVSGTIGNKEDAVHYLTWTYLFRRLMANPAYYGLEGTQDESVCSYLSRLVQNTFDDLEDSGCLKVTEDSVEPMMLGTIASQYYLSYTTVSMFGSNIGPDTSLEAFLHILAGASEYDELPVRHNEENYNKTLSEKVRYRVDNNHLDDPHTKANLLFQAHFSQLALPISDYNTDLKSVLDQSIRILQAMIDICANSGWLTSSLTCMRLLQMVMQGMWSDQDSSLWMIPCMNDDLLGSLTARGIHTLHQLLELPRETLKSITGNFPASKLSQDLQRFPRIQMNVRLQRKDPDGPSTLEIRLEKISKRNTSRALAPRFPKVKDEAWWLVLGDTSTSELFAVKRVSFTGRLITRMELPPNITSLQDTKLILVSDCYLGFEQERSIEQRPARR, encoded by the exons ATGTTGGTTCAGCTTCCTCGCTTGACAAGCTCTCTGAGAGACCCCTTCGACATCGATCAAGCCTACCTTCGCCGCAAAACCATACTCCAAACTCTCAACAAGCCTCGCAG CTCTGGGAGTCGCCTTGATGAATCTGACCTTGCTAGGAGGATAGTCCATCAATGGGAAGGAG CTTCTCCAGAAGTGCGGCAAGCATACAAGCAGTTTATTGGAGCTGTGGTGGAGTTGATAGATCGGGAAGTTCCATCAGAGGAGTTTCGTGAGGTTGCTTTTACAGCGTATCGTCTCTTTGGGAAGCCAGTAGAGGAGGAGGACGGTGGTTTTAGTGATAAGAGCCTTGCTGAAAAGAA GTTAGAGTTGCAAAATGTTGTTGGGCATGCTGTCTCAGATGCTAATGTAAAGAACGTGGCCTCCTTTGCTCTGGCACTCTACTCGATACAGCCTGCTCATCAGTCTGAGGTATATGCGGATGAGGTTGATGATGGAGTTGAATTTGGTGCTGACCTTGTTTTCAATCTACCAAGTCGTTTTCTGGTGGAAGAATCTCTTGGAGAAAGAGGGTTTCAGGATGAGGAAAGCAATGGCGCTCATGCATCATTTTCGGAAGGATGGAGTGATGTCAGTGACATGACAAAGAATCAAAATGCAGGAAAATTTGATTTAAGTTGGCTTAGAGATGCATGCGGACAGATGGTTAGAGAGAGCAATTCACAACTTTCACGTGATGAACTGGCTATGGCTATATGTAGGTTTCTGGATTCGGATAAGCCTGGTGAAGAG ATAGCTGGGGATTTGTTGGATCTTGTTGGGGATGGCGCATTTGAGACTGTTCAAGACCTTATTATG CATCGGAAGGAGATTGTTGATGCTATCCATCATGGTCAGATGGTTCTCAAGTCTGACAAAACAGCTTCAAACACCCAAACCCGGATGCCTACATATGGCACACAG GTTACTGTTCAAACAGAGTCCGCAAAGCAAATTGAGAAACTTCGGCGTAAGGAGGAAAAGAAAAACAAACGCAGTGCCGAGCTTGGTTTAGAGAGTGAAATATCGGAGGCCAATTTTTCTTATTTACTAGAGGCAAGTGAAAAGAATAGTGGGTTTGATGATCTGATCGGGTCTGGAGAAGCCAATTCTCTTGCATTTGCTCTTCCCCAAGGGACTGTAAGGAAGCACTTAAAAGGATATGAGGAAGTCTTTATCCCGCCAACCCCTACCGCACAATTGAAACCAGGCGAGAAACTG ATTGAGATAAAGGAATTGGATGACTTCGCTCAAGCTGCTTTTCATGGGTACAAAACTTTGAACCGTATTCAGTCTCGAATATTTCAGACAGTTTACAACACCAATGAGAATATATTG GTGTGTGCTCCAACAGGAGCTGGAAAAACAAATATTGCTATGATCTCTGTTTTACATGAG ATTAAACAACACTTCAGGGATGGCTACTTGCACAAAAACGAGTTTAAGATTGTTTATGTAGCTCCTATGAAG GCGTTAGCGGCAGAGGTCACATCAGCTTTTAGCCGTCGTCTCGGTCCATTAAATATGGTTGTGAAGGAGCTTACAGGGGATATGCAACTCACCAAGAGCGAACTTGAGGAAACTCAG ATGATAGTGACAACACCAGAAAAATGGGATGTCATTACTCGCAAAAGCAGCGACATGTCATTGTCAATGCTAGTAAAACTCTTGATCATCGACGAAGTGCATCTTCTGAATGATGATAGAGGTGCAGTGATAGAGGCATTAGTTGCTCGAACCCTCCGTCAG GTGGAGTCAACGCAGACAATGATAAGAATTGTAGGCCTGTCAGCCACTTTACCTAGTTACCTACAG GTTGCTCAGTTTCTACGAGTGAACCCAGACACTGGCCTTTTCTATTTTGATTCGAGCTATCGCCCAGTTCCCTTAGCTCAGCAGTATATAGGCATCACCGAGCATAACTTTGCTGCGAAAAACGCATTGCTAAATGAGATATGCTACAAAAAG GTTGCTGATTCAATTAGACAAGGTCATCAAGCAATGATTTTTGTTCATTCCCGAAAAGACACTTCAAAAACAGCTGAGAAATTG ATTGATCTTGCTCGGGAAAATGAAACTCTGGATTTGTTCACGAATGAGACTCATCCTCAGTTTCACATAAGAAAG AAAGATGTCATCAAGTCCAGAAATAAGGATCTTGTCAAATTCTTTGAAGCTGGCTTCGGTATTCATCATGCTGGGATGTTACGATCTGATAGAACACTTACGGAGAGGCTGTTTTCTGATGGACTCTTGAAG GTGCTTGTTTGCACTGCAACTCTTGCCTGGGGTGTAAATCTGCCTGCACACACAGTCGTAATTAAG GGAACACAATTGTACGATGCCAAGGCTGGTGGGTGGAAAGACTTGGGAATGCTTGATGTCATGCAG ATCTTTGGAAGAGCTGGGAGACCGCAGTTTGACAAGAGTGGTGAGGGAATTATTATCACATCCCATGACAAGCTTGCTTACTATCTTCGGCTGCTGACGAGTCAGCTTCCCATAGAAAGTCAG TTCATAAGCTCCTTGAAAGACAATTTAAACGCAGAAGTGGTATTGGGAACTGTGACTAATGTTAAGGAAGCTTGTGCGTGGCTTGGATATACATATTTGTCAATTCGGATGAAGTTAAATCCTTTGGCCTATGGCATTGGATGGGACGAG ATAATTGCCGATCCTTCTTTAACATTGAAGCAACGTGCCCTTGTGGCTGAGGCTGCACGTTCACTAGACAAAGCCAAAATGATGAGGTTTGATGAGAAAAGTGGAAACTTTTATTGTACTGAGCTTGGACGGGTTGCAAGTCACTTCTATATTCAGTACTCTAGTGTTGAAACATACAACGAAATGTTGAAGCGGCACATGAATGAAAGCGAG ATAATTGATATGGTTGCTCATTCTTCTGAATTTGAAAATATTGTGGTAAGAGAGGAAGAGCAGCATGAACTTGAGACTCTTGCACGCTCTTGCTGTCCCTTAGAAGTTAAGGGAGGCCCTTCTAACAAACATGGAAAAATTTCGATTCTCATTCAG TTGTACATATCTCGTGGGTCAATTGATGCATTTTCTCTGGTCTCTGATGCTTCATATATTAGTGCTAGTTTAGCACGTATAATGCGTGCCCTGTTTGAGACATGTTTGCGAAAAGGGTGGTGTGAGATGACTTTATTTATGTTGGAATACTGCAAGGCAGTTGATCGTCAACTGTGGCCTCATCAACATGCTCTTCGGCAATTCGATAGGGATATACCTTTTGAT ACATTGAGAAAACTTGAAGAGCGAGGGGCCGACTTAGACCGCTTGTATGAGATGGAGGAAAAAGACATTGGAGCGCTGATTCGTTACAATCCTGGGGGAAGG TTGGTCAAGCAACATCTAGCATATTTTCCTTCAATTCAACTGGAAGCTACTGTTAGTCCTATCACCCGCACTGTGTTGAAG GTGGATTTGCTTATAACTCCAGATTTTATATGGAAGGATCGCTTTCATGGTGCTGCTCTTCGTTGGTGGATTCTCATTGAG GACACAGAGAATGATTATATCTACCACTCAGATCTTTTCACACTAACGAAACGGATGGCTAGAGGGGAACCGCAGAAGCTTTCTTTTACTGTGCCTATATTTGAACCACATCCGCCGCAATACTATGTTCATGCTATTTCTGATTCCTGGTTGCATGCAGAGTCTTTCTACACAATCTCTTTCCACAATCTTGCACTACCAGAG GCACGTACTTCTCACACAGAGCTTCTAGACTTGAAACCTCTTCCTGTGACTTCTCTTGGGAATAGGTTGTATGAATCGCTTTACAAATTTTCACATTTCAATCCAATACAGACTCAG ATTTTTCATGTCTTATATCACACAGACAACAATGTTCTTGTGGGAGCTCCAACTGGAAGTGGGAAAACTATATCTGCTGAACTTGCAATGTTGCGTCTCTTCAGTACCCAGCCTGATATGAAG GTTGTTTACATAGCACCACTAAAAGCTATTGTTCGAGAAAGAATGAAAGATTGGAAAAAGCATCTTGTTGCTCCACTTGGAAAAGAAATG GTTGAAATGACTGGAGATTACACCCCAGATTTAGTTGCTCTCTTGTCTGCTGATATCATCATATCTACCCCAGAAAAATGGGACGGCATTAGTCGTAATTGGCATACTCGAAGTTATGTAAAAAAG GTCGGCCTTGTTATTTTGGATGAGATTCACTTGCTAGGTGCCGACAGAGGACCCATCCTTGAG GTTATTGTATCTAGAATGAGGTACATATCATCACAGACAGAGCGCTCTGTTCGGTTTGTTGGACTTTCTACTGCTCTGGCAAATGCAGG TGATTTGGCTGACTGGTTGGGTGTTGGGGAGATTGGACTTTTCAATTTTAAACCTAGTGTCAGACCTGTACCAATTGAAGTTCATATTCAG GGTTATCCTGGAAAGTATTACTGCCCAAGGATGAATAGCATGAACAAGCCAGCATATGCAGCTATTTGCACCCATTCACCTACAAAACCTGTTCTTATCTTTGTTTCATCGCGTAGACAGACAAGGCTTACCGCACTGGATCTTATTCAG TTTGCGGCGTCAGACGAGCATCCGCGGCAATTTCTGAGTGTATCAGAGGAAGACTTGCAGATGGTCCTCTCTCAGATCACTGACCAGAACCTCCGACATACGTTGCAATTTGGCATTGGGTTGCATCATGCAGGTTTGAATGACCAGGATAGATCTGTAGTGGAAGAGCTTTTCGTGAACAACAAGATTCAG GTTTTGGTCTCAACAAGTACCTTAGCATGGGGAGTGAACCTACCAGCTCACTTAGTTATTATAAAG GGAACAGAATATTTCGACGGGAAAACCAAAAGATATGTTGATTTTCCTCTTACGGAGATCTTGCAAATGATGGGGCGTGCAGGACGTCCACAGTTTGATCAACATGGGAAAGCGGTTATTCTTGTACATGAACCTAAAAAAAGCTTCTACAAAAAG TTCTTGTACGAACCATTCCCGGTAGAAAGTAGCCTGAAAGAGAAGTTGCACGATCACTTCAATGCAGAAATAGTCTCTGGAACAATCGGCAACAAAGAAGACGCTGTGCACTATCTTACATGGACTTATTTGTTTCGTAGACTG ATGGCTAATCCTGCTTACTATGGGCTAGAAGGCACTCAAGATGAATCTGTGTGTTCCTATTTATCAAG ATTGGTGCAAAACACGTTTGATGATCTCGAAGACAGTGGATGCCTCAAAGTAACAGAAGATAGTGTAGAGCCTATGATGCTGGGTACAATAGCATCACAGTACTACCTTAGCTACACGACCGTGTCTATGTTTGGTTCTAATATAGGCCCCGATACATCGCTCGAA GCATTTTTGCATATTTTAGCGGGAGCGTCTGAGTATGATGAACTTCCTGTGCGGCACAATGAG GAAAATTATAACAAAACACTGTCAGAGAAAGTTCGGTATCGAGTGGATAATAACCATTTAGATGATCCTCATACGAAGGCAAATCTGCTCTTCCAG GCACATTTTTCTCAGCTGGCACTTCCAATCAGTGATTATAACACGGATCTGAAGTCAGTTTTGGACCAAAGCATTCGAATCCTCCAGGCCATGATTGATATATGCGCAAACAGTGGATGGCTCACAAGCTCACTGACGTGCATGCGTCTCTTGCAAATGGTCATGCAG GGCATGTGGTCCGATCAAGATTCGTCATTATGGATGATTCCATGCATGAACGATGACCTTCTGGGATCTCTAACCGCAAGAGGAATCCACACGCTGCATCAGCTATTAGAACTTCCAAGGGAAACTCTAAAAAGTATAACCGGAAACTTCCCTGCATCCAAATTATCTCAG GATCTCCAGCGATTCCCGCGTATACAAATGAATGTGAGACTCCAAAGGAAGGATCCTGACGGGCCTTCGACGCTTGAAATCAGATTAGAGAAGATATCAAAGAGGAATACCTCAAGGGCATTGGCCCCTCGTTTCCCAAAG GTGAAAGACGAAGCGTGGTGGTTGGTACTTGGTGATACATCGACTTCTGAACTCTTTGCTGTGAAGAGAGTTTCGTTCACTGGTCGTCTGATCACACGCATGGAGTTGCCTCCCAACATAACCTCTCTTCAG GATACTAAACTAATCTTAGTTTCGGATTGTTATTTGGGATTTGAGCAAGAACGCTCCATTGAACAACGACCTGCCCGACGCTAA
- the LOC106324771 gene encoding PLASMODESMATA CALLOSE-BINDING PROTEIN 1-like, whose amino-acid sequence MAALVLSLLLLAMAGHSSAAWCVCKTGLSDDVLQKTIDYACGNGADCNPTHPKAPCFNPDNVRSHCNYAVNSFFQKKRQASGTCDFSGTATPTNSDPSYSGCTFPTSASGSGGSTTGTTNPKGNSTSTTLPGGNSPYSGTSTNGVFGNNSTGATGTGVNPDYTTESSAFALKNSSELLTFLVLIASSGFCSFLML is encoded by the exons ATGGCTGCTCTGGTCCTTTCCCTTCTCCTTCTAGCCATGGCTGGTCATTCCA GTGCCGCATGGTGTGTGTGCAAGACAGGGCTGAGTGATGATGTGTTACAGAAGACCATAGACTATGCCTGTGGAAATGGAGCAGACTGTAACCCCACTCACCCAAAAGCACCTTGCTTTAACCCTGACAATGTTAGGTCTCACTGCAACTATGCGGTCAACAGCTTCTTTCAAAAGAAGCGTCAAGCTTCAGGCACTTGTGATTTCAGTGGCACTGCCACTCCAACTAACTCTGATCCAA GTTATTCAGGATGTACCTTCCCTACTAGTGCCAG CGGCTCTGGAGGCAGCACTACTGGTACAACCAATCCAAAAGGCAACTCAACCAGCACCACACTTCCTGGTGGCAACAGTCCTTACTCAGGAACCTCAACCAATGGAGTTTTTGGAAACAACAGCACAGGAGCCACTGGGACAGGGGTCAACCCTGACTACACTACAGAAAGCAGTGCCTTTGCTCTCAAGAACTCAAGCGAACTGCTCACCTTCCTTGTCTTGATCGCTTCGAGTGGGTTCTGTTCTTTCTTGATGCTCTAA